A single region of the Epinephelus moara isolate mb chromosome 12, YSFRI_EMoa_1.0, whole genome shotgun sequence genome encodes:
- the ppil6 gene encoding probable inactive peptidyl-prolyl cis-trans isomerase-like 6 isoform X2 produces the protein MDSKIRLEIIGLVKDRNFHVARSIAEGLKQKFPDAFLEPKIRPLLEFDWHSYLCNKKRELRGEAWQYSSSLMCFLNGLLLGNEKDLASWAKNQWSFTFTRPQAFYMALTEDCYTKHLQNTGHPFVFMDIEIAGEPAGRLLFELFSDVCPKTSKNFEALCTGERGLSQSGLPLCYKGSVFHRVLPNGWVQGGDESFAVSHTKRGILGLASKGPHSNGSQFYITLQPTPWMDRTYVAFGQVVEGVDVLRRLEETPTCNERPKYDCKVTDCGMFQF, from the exons atgGACTCAAAAATACGCCTAGAAATTATCGGCTTAGTTAAAGACCGTAATTTCCATGTTGCCCGAAGTATTGCCGAA GGACTAAAACAGAAGTTTCCCGATGCATTTCTGGAACCAAAAATTAGACCATTACTCGAATTTGACTGGCACTCATATCTGTGCAACAAGAAAAGG GAGCTGCGTGGTGAAGCATGGCAGTACTCCAGCAGCCTGATGTGCTTTCTAAACGGCCTTCTTCTCGGTAATGAGAAGGATCTCGCCAGCTGGGCCAAGAATCAGTGGAGTTTCACATTCACTCGGCCACAGGCTTTCTACATGGCTCTCACTGAGGACTGCTACACCAAACACCTCCAGAACACTGGg CATCCGTTTGTCTTCATGGATATTGAGATAGCAGGAGAGCCAGCAGGGAGGTTACTGTTTGAG CTGTTCTCAGATGTTTGTCCAAAGACATCAAAGAACTTCGAGGCTCTGTGCACAGGAGAGCGAGGTCTGTCCCAGAGTGGCCTCCCACTCTGCTACAAGGGCTCGGTGTTTCATCGTGTGTTGCCCAACGGCTGGGTTCAGGGAGGAG ATGAGAGCTTTGCCGTGTCCCACACTAAACGGGGCATTCTAGGACTGGCCAGTAAGGGTCCACACAGCAATGGATCCCAGTTCTACATCACTCTGCAGCCGACACCCTGGATGGACAGGACCTACGTTGCCTTTGG GCAAGTGGTTGAGGGTGTCGATGTCCTCAGGAGATTAGAAGAAACTCCGACCTGTAATGAAAGACCCAAATATGACTGTAAAGTTACAGATTGTGGAATGTTTCAGTTTTAG
- the ppil6 gene encoding probable inactive peptidyl-prolyl cis-trans isomerase-like 6 isoform X1 produces the protein MDSKIRLEIIGLVKDRNFHVARSIAEGLKQKFPDAFLEPKIRPLLEFDWHSYLCNKKRELRGEAWQYSSSLMCFLNGLLLGNEKDLASWAKNQWSFTFTRPQAFYMALTEDCYTKHLQNTGHPFVFMDIEIAGEPAGRLLFELFSDVCPKTSKNFEALCTGERGLSQSGLPLCYKGSVFHRVLPNGWVQGGDISPERKGDGGESIYGPTFEDESFAVSHTKRGILGLASKGPHSNGSQFYITLQPTPWMDRTYVAFGQVVEGVDVLRRLEETPTCNERPKYDCKVTDCGMFQF, from the exons atgGACTCAAAAATACGCCTAGAAATTATCGGCTTAGTTAAAGACCGTAATTTCCATGTTGCCCGAAGTATTGCCGAA GGACTAAAACAGAAGTTTCCCGATGCATTTCTGGAACCAAAAATTAGACCATTACTCGAATTTGACTGGCACTCATATCTGTGCAACAAGAAAAGG GAGCTGCGTGGTGAAGCATGGCAGTACTCCAGCAGCCTGATGTGCTTTCTAAACGGCCTTCTTCTCGGTAATGAGAAGGATCTCGCCAGCTGGGCCAAGAATCAGTGGAGTTTCACATTCACTCGGCCACAGGCTTTCTACATGGCTCTCACTGAGGACTGCTACACCAAACACCTCCAGAACACTGGg CATCCGTTTGTCTTCATGGATATTGAGATAGCAGGAGAGCCAGCAGGGAGGTTACTGTTTGAG CTGTTCTCAGATGTTTGTCCAAAGACATCAAAGAACTTCGAGGCTCTGTGCACAGGAGAGCGAGGTCTGTCCCAGAGTGGCCTCCCACTCTGCTACAAGGGCTCGGTGTTTCATCGTGTGTTGCCCAACGGCTGGGTTCAGGGAGGAG ATATATCACCAGAGAGAAAAGGTGATGGAGGGGAATCAATCTACGGACCGACTTttgaag ATGAGAGCTTTGCCGTGTCCCACACTAAACGGGGCATTCTAGGACTGGCCAGTAAGGGTCCACACAGCAATGGATCCCAGTTCTACATCACTCTGCAGCCGACACCCTGGATGGACAGGACCTACGTTGCCTTTGG GCAAGTGGTTGAGGGTGTCGATGTCCTCAGGAGATTAGAAGAAACTCCGACCTGTAATGAAAGACCCAAATATGACTGTAAAGTTACAGATTGTGGAATGTTTCAGTTTTAG